The genomic region AGTATCTCAGCAGGAACTTCGGAGGGTGGCCCGGCCTCTGCTGGTACCAGTAGACGCTGTACACACTGATGTCATGGTCGTTCCTCAGGGTGCAGGTGAGGCGGATTGTGGTTCCAAGGGCTGAGGACATGGCCGGCGGCTGATGCAGCACCGGCTGAGGACCACAACCTGGTGACACAGAAGCATGCGGGCCATGGGGGCAGGACTGGGTGAAGGAAGGGGCAGGGGTCTTTGGGCTCTGGGGGTTCCCTCACCTGTGCAGTAGACAAGCAGCATGAGCAGGACAGGAGCCCAGGACATGGTGCAGACCCGCAGAGCTCTGACTTCTGTGGCCACGGTGCCTGGGGTCCCCAAGGGCTGGCGCAGtatcctcctccctgctctgagAGGTGGGGCCGTGGCACACCTCGTTCTGGCCACTACCATCCTAGACTTTCTTCGGTTACTGGAACAGCGTGGGGGCAGCATTTGTGGCTCTGATCTTGCCATGTGGAAGCATTCAGAGAGGATGCACCTGCTGGAGACTCTGGGGCCAGTACCCTGGAGGCCTTTGGGTTAAGGTCCCTCAAGGGGTGTGACCTCAACTTCCCCCTGAAGAAGCTGAGCCCcagagaaataaactttctgtcGACACTTAAATGCTTGGTGAGCCAGAAAAGGAGGACACATCCTCGCGGGGTGAAAACACCTGCTTTGAACAGCAGAAGACACTGGGGGCCCAGAGCAGGCTGGGATGCACTGCCCCTTCCACACTCCAGCACTGCGTTCAGCGCatgctcctctccctcccagaaCCAAGCAAAGTGACTCAGGCTAGGGAAAGAAGCACCAGGGCCCTGGCGTCTTCCCCACCCCAGTTCGGGCTCACCGAGCAGGTGCAGTTTGGCGCTGTGATGGATTGAATTGCATCCCCCAAATCCAtaggttgaagccctaacccccagtgtgcctgtatttggagatggggcctttaaggAGCTaatgaaggttaaatgaggtcacagaAGTGGGGTCCTGGTCAGtacaactggtgtccttataaaaaggggaaatttgggagCCGgatgcagtgtctcacacctataatcccagcactttgggaggccaaggtgggaggatcacttgagctcaggagtttgagtccaacctgagcaacatggcaaaacaccatttctacaaaaaataaataaataaataaaaattagctgggcatggtggccaggcacctgcagtcccaactacttgggaggctgaggtgggaggatcacttgagcctgggaggttgaggctacagcaagccaagatctcatcactgccctccagcctggccaacagggggAGACACTGCCtcgaaaaaataaatgagaataaaaataataaattaattaaacgtATGTTTGCATACTACctgcaagatttaaaaaaaaaaaaaaaaattaaagggaaatttgGACTTAAAGTCTCTGATCCCACATGCTCATCCTCCCACACAAAGCTGAAGTGTCCCCTCCCTGGAACCTGTGCGGGCCTGTGATCAGGGCTAAAGTGGCCCTGGGTGCGCGAGGTGGCACTGAGCAGCTGGATGTGCACTGGGACTGTTTACTCGCAAACACTTGATAGAGCAACCACCCCTGAGGCTCAGATGAGCCCCCTGCTCGGTGTCAAGCTGCCTCACATCCACTCTCTGCCTGGTGAGGTGCAGACTGCACCAGTTTCAGCCAGCTGGGCCAACTCTGGGAGCCCCACCCTTCTTCCCACTGCCCCTCTGGCCAACAACTCCACTGCCCAGGTAAGGGCTGGGGAGGGCCTCTGCAGACACAGGATGTCTTGACCACTCTGTCCAGTCACGGCTGCAACCACATCTATGACTTGTTGCCCCTCCCTCCTCTGtacaggctggtgtgcagtggggAACTAACAGGTGAATGCTGATTtctggagaggagaaaggaagctttgttcactcattcattcatttcttccctCATCCAGTAGCTCCTGCACGTGTCGTGCATGTATTTGTGAAAGAGAAATACGCCTCCCAGACCCGTCCCAGAGCACCAGTCCTTGGGAatcagggcaggagaaggtcataCCTGTGCACCAGCACTACTGCAGCCCCTGAACCAACCCTACCACTGACACTGTCAGAGCTTTTTGATCCTTTTAAGATCAAAGATAGGTGTTTCTACTTGCACTTACAGTTATATTTAGAGAGACAATAAGCCCAGCCCTCAACAGTAGAGACACTCTGGTCCCAACTTTGTTTCACAGACTTCACTGCCCCAGGACCCTGGCACCACTCACAGGGAAGGATTGTATCCAGTGGTGACTGTGTGTGCTGCGGAATGGTTGGACCTTCCAGACCCTGCTGGAGATGGTCTCAGACCCCTGGAGCATATAGAGTTAGAGGTAGGTCACGCACTCTGAACTCTGCCTTCTCCTGGCCCTGGGCAGCTGTTCCCGCCTCTGTCCCCTCAGCCTTGTCCTCAGTGCaccaacacctgggctcaaggatcaTCTGCAGGGCACAGCAGTTTGGTGGGGTTGAAGAACACCGTGTACTCGGTCCTCTCCGGCTACACTCAACTATTTATAGATAATTCTAGACCAAGAGAAGGTTGGTGAACTCTGTGACAGACCTCAAGGTCTACAAGGGTCTCAGGGGAGACAGGAGGCATTCAGTGCTCCTGCCTGGTTggtagaccttttttttttagagacaaggtttcactctgttgcccaggctggagtgcagtggtgcaatcacagctcagtgcagcctccaattcctgggctcaaacaattctcctgtcccagcctcccaagtagctgggactacaggcatgtgccaccatgtccagctaattctttctttattttttgcggagacagggtcttgccatgttgccaagactggtctcaaattcctcgttcaagggatcctcctgtctcagcttcctaaaatgctgggattacaggtgtgagctactcaCCACACGCCCGGCCTAATAGATATTTTAGACTCTGTTTCAGTGATCCACTGCTTCATGGCAGACTACCCATAATGTAGTCG from Macaca thibetana thibetana isolate TM-01 chromosome 10, ASM2454274v1, whole genome shotgun sequence harbors:
- the LOC126929721 gene encoding immunoglobulin iota chain, encoding MARSEPQMLPPRCSSNRRKSRMVVARTRCATAPPLRAGRRILRQPLGTPGTVATEVRALRVCTMSWAPVLLMLLVYCTGCGPQPVLHQPPAMSSALGTTIRLTCTLRNDHDISVYSVYWYQQRPGHPPKFLLRYFSQSDKSQGPQVPPRFSGSKDVAGNKGYLNIAELQPEDEAMYYCAMGARSFEKKEREREWEEEMEPTAAGTPVP